Part of the Plasmodium knowlesi strain H genome assembly, chromosome: 11 genome is shown below.
GTAGCTGAGGGTTCAGGTATTCTTAGCGGGAAGACTCCCTCCAAAGGGGATGTGACCCCACATGGAGTGTAACTGTTTAACCGCTTTACCGTTTACcggttacctcgttaccggtttacctgttaccggttaccaactgttaccggttaccaactgttaccggttaccaactgttaccggttaccaactgttaccggttacttcctgttaccggttacttcctgttaccggttaccaactgttaccggttacttcctgttaccggttaccaactgttaccggttaccaactgttaccggttaccaactgttaccggttaccaactgttaccggttaccaactgttaccggttacttcttCCAACACGATGGAGGGAGGGGGGTACACGAAGCCGCCCTGCGAACAATGCGGGGAGAAAAATGTCTGCATGATGAAACCCTCCAACAGGAGAAAGCTCTGCAGGGAGTGCTTCACCGAGTGCTTTGAAGAAGACGTGCATGCTACCATcgtaaagaaaaacatgttTCACGACAAGGACAAAATTTGCATTGCCGTGTCGGGTGGAAAAGATTCTAGCGTGTTAGCACATGTACTTGTTCACATAAAGAGGAAGTACAACTACAAGTGGGATTTATTCCTCTTGGCCATCGACGAGGGCATAAAAGGTTACCGTGATGACTCACTAAAGATTGTATTTAAGCTTCAGGAGAAATATAATTTGCCCCTTAAAGTCTTAAAATTTGAAGATATTTTCACCTACACTATGGACACCGTTGTTAGTTTTATCGGGAAGAAGAATAACTGCACTGTTTGTGGTGTTTTTCGGAGACAGGCCATGGAGAGGGGTGCACTACTATTTAATGCCACCAAGCTAGTGACGGGGCATAATGCAGATGACCTGGCAGAGACGATTCTTATGAACATGTGTCGGGGTGATCTGGAGAAGCTCGCCAAGGGGGTGGACTCAATGTCAGAAATGAAGATGGGAACATCAGAGATGGAAAAAGCAAAGTTCGGGGCATGCTGTGGCGGCGAGTGCACGGGAGGAGAAGCGACCGCAGTCGAGCCTGGACACAGGTCCCCAAGTTCAACGGGCAATCCAGATGCCCTAATAGGAGGCCCCCCTTCCACCCATGTGGAGTCCGCCCCTCCGGAAGAGGAACATACGTTTTTCCTGCCCCGACTGAAGCCCCTTATGTGGTGTTACGAGAAGGAAATTGTCCTATACGCATTTTATAAAAAGCTAGATTACTTCAGCACGGAATGTACATACTCCCCCAACTCATTCCGTGGAAACTTACGGAGCTTCATAAAAGACCTGGAGATGATAAACCCGCAATTCATACTTAACATTATTCATTCATccgaatttttttatcataacAGCAGCAGGAGGAAGGTGCTGCAGGTGTGCACGCGCTGTGGAGTGTACACGTCCAACCCTGTGTGCAAAGCTTGCCTCATCGTGGAGGGGCTTCGAAATTATAAAGACAACTCCTTTCTGTACGCCaatacgaagaagaagatgaagaagaatggGGAGAAGCGGCGCATCCCCATACGGTACGATCCTGGTACTCGTGTGGAAGGTGCCAAAAGTGATAACAATGCAAATGTAGGAGGTGGTGCAGAAGCTCCTGCTTAAAATCAGGTGGTACATAATCCACATCACCATAAAGCGCTAATCGCGCAGCTCataagtttcttttttctttttttcttttttttttcatgcacaTTTTATAAGGTTAGGGATTTGTAACCCCTTGCTGGCCCTGCACACCATCCGCGAAGCCATTGCATAAACGATCCTTTCAGTGGTCTACGTTCGGGTTGCTCATGTCGGCTTGTATGTTGAGTACACATTGTTTTatgttttaatttattattattattattattattattattattatttttttttttttttttttttttgtgtgtgtttgtACGTACACCAACTGTTAACCGTGGAGTACCCCTtctgttccctttttaatatttgTCTTCTTCTGCTCGTTGGAGGAAAAACGGAGTCGTAACCAAATGGGGGAGCACCGCATGTCAGGTGGGGGTCCATTTGTGGAGAAGTGAAAAACTGCTTGGAGTAgctattttatttactcTCCTACCgcattgtcattttttttttttttttttcccagctagccaatttaaaaattgttgtCCCTTCCCCACTTCGCTGTAGAAGTAGTTGTTTTGGTTGTCTTTTCCCCCTACACACACGAAGCTGCAACTGCGGGTGCGCTTTTTTTAGCGAGTCCAGTTttatctcccccccccctctcctATAAGTCGCAGTGTTAACCAGTGTGCACCGTGTTTTATTGTTACCGCCTAGTTTCAACGCCAATTCCCCCTCATTGCACACcccaaaatgagcaaaacTGACCAAGGCACAAACCTCGTAGAGGAAACCTATCTCTCCTCCATCCGGAGGGTGCAGGAAAgcatagaaagaaaaaagcacaCTTTAAGAGAAGACAACAGCATAAAAATCAGTTTCAAGGAATGCGATTACGCAAttaaaaaacacacaaacgCAGTTgccaaaatgatgaaggatGCTAGTCACATGAGAGGAGCTGCAAGCACCAACATAAGTGAGTATTACAGCTGGCTCATCAAGTGTGATAGTTTTATTAAGAGCTTAACATGTGAAGACATAAATATGAAGATAAACGAGATGTTCGATGTGGTCATTGCAGAGATAAACAGCCGGTGTAAGCCGGTTCTCCTGTAGGTATGAAGTGATCATTTCTTTGGGAATCCCGGATAGGTTAATCTGTTCGGCTCCACGCCTGTTGTGgaggtctttttttttctttttttatgccaCTCCAAGTGTGCAAAacagacgaaaaaaaaaaatggctaacggaatatgtgcacatagaAAGATGATAGATGGATCGTTCAGTGCGATGCCTCTCTTCTTTCCacagtcaaaaaaaaaaaaaaaaaattaacgcaATGTGGGAAAGTGAGTTGGTAGGGCCATACAAACGCACACAAAATGACACGCATACaactttttcccctcttaaCATTAAACAGACATGATGGATGCTACTTGTACATGTGGCGATAAACATCCAAGATGTACCTACGACTGGCCGTACTCCTCCTGAAGCTCTTCTGAGGTTCCATCGCAGGATACTTTTCCTTAAGGTGAATATAATTGGTTGTTATCACCTTGCTGTtcataacttttttattaaaatattcGTCAGCTAGCTGaaaagttttaaaaatttttttcagctcACCATCGTTCAGGCATTCCTGCAAGGTGCTTGCAACGCCATTTTTTACTTCGTTTGGATAATTACTCACACCAATACACAGCTGCAGAAAGTTGTTATTTAAGACGTTGTTAATTATGTTTGAATTTAAGATGTTGTAAAAATCTGGCCCCAGTTTTTCATAAATTTTGGTGTAGTTTTTGTATTTAAATTTGCCAATTGACCTGTACAAGTCAGGTAAAattatgcacacattttttaaatcttcacaatttaaataatttaaaatattttttattaccaGTCCACTGTTCTTTTCCAAGGAAGTTACTGGTTTGATTAAAATAATGTTGTTCTTCTCACAAATGAAAGAATTAACGTTACTGGCGTGGTGCCATTCGTCCATGTTGTACCTTTGGCGTAGGTAATTTACGT
Proteins encoded:
- a CDS encoding cytoplasmic tRNA 2-thiolation protein 1, putative: MKPSNRRKLCRECFTECFEEDVHATIVKKNMFHDKDKICIAVSGGKDSSVLAHVLVHIKRKYNYKWDLFLLAIDEGIKGYRDDSLKIVFKLQEKYNLPLKVLKFEDIFTYTMDTVVSFIGKKNNCTVCGVFRRQAMERGALLFNATKLVTGHNADDLAETILMNMCRGDLEKLAKGVDSMSEMKMGTSEMEKAKFGACCGGECTGGEATAVEPGHRSPSSTGNPDALIGGPPSTHVESAPPEEEHTFFLPRLKPLMWCYEKEIVLYAFYKKLDYFSTECTYSPNSFRGNLRSFIKDLEMINPQFILNIIHSSEFFYHNSSRRKVLQVCTRCGVYTSNPVCKACLIVEGLRNYKDNSFLYANTKKKMKKNGEKRRIPIRYDPGTRVEGAKSDNNANVGGGAEAPA